In the genome of Nonlabens sp. MB-3u-79, one region contains:
- a CDS encoding thioredoxin family protein encodes MKLFTIVFLFISAFGFSQVNWMSMNDALAAQKKEPRKILMKSYTDWCPNCKWMDKYAFAKADIATYINENYYPVKFNAEGSEVINYKGATYANPLKKRNDRAQHQFAEFIRIFEYPTLVFFDEKGTIINPVPGKLDAKKLEIYITMLADETYKSINTGKKWNDYQRDFKYKLQD; translated from the coding sequence ATGAAATTATTCACTATAGTATTTCTGTTTATTTCGGCTTTTGGCTTTTCTCAAGTCAACTGGATGAGTATGAATGATGCCCTTGCTGCACAGAAAAAAGAACCTCGTAAAATTTTGATGAAATCCTACACAGACTGGTGTCCTAATTGTAAATGGATGGATAAGTACGCTTTCGCGAAAGCAGATATCGCCACATACATCAACGAGAACTATTACCCCGTAAAATTTAATGCCGAAGGAAGTGAAGTGATCAACTACAAAGGTGCTACCTACGCTAATCCGCTTAAAAAGCGCAACGATCGCGCGCAACATCAATTTGCTGAATTTATAAGAATATTTGAATATCCTACACTGGTATTTTTTGATGAAAAAGGAACCATTATCAATCCAGTTCCTGGCAAATTAGATGCTAAAAAGTTGGAAATCTACATCACCATGCTCGCAGACGAGACTTATAAGTCCATCAACACGGGGAAAAAATGGAACGATTACCAGCGTGATTTTAAATACAAACTACAAGATTAA